Below is a genomic region from Acetobacter ghanensis.
AGACCAAGTTTGGTGTCCCGCCCGAAAAAGTGGTGGACGTACAGGCCCTTATGGGCGACCCGACGGATAACGTGCCCGGTGTGCCCGGCATTGGCCCCAAAACGGCCTCGGCGCTGATTAATGAATTCGGCACGCTGGAAAATGTTCTGGCCAGCGCCCCGGATATGAAAAAATCCAAAAAGCGGGAAATGCTGATCGAACATGCACAGGCGGCCCGCCTCTCGCTCCAACTGGTCACGCTGGCCACAGATGTGCCGCTGCCCGTGCCCGTGGAAGAGCTAACCACGCGTGAGCCGGACAAACTGGTGCTGGCTGACTGGCTGGATAGCATGGGCTTCCGCTCCGTTCTGTCCCGCATGGGTATGGGTGACCCTTCTGGCGCACAGGCCCACCGTGCGGCCCGTGCCTCGGCCCATGCCAGCGCTAACGGGCATACCGCACCCGCCGCCGAGGCAACCACGCCACCAGCCACCGGCCCCGCCGACCTGCTCAGCGCCCCATATGAGGGCTATGAGACCGTGCGTGACGCCCAAAGCCTGCAAAAATGGGTTAGTGCCGCGCAGGAAGCCGGACTGTGCGCCGTGGATACGGAAACTGACGGGCTGGACCCGTTAGCCGCCAACATTCTGGGCTTCTCGCTAGCCATTGCCCCCGGCAAAGCCTGCTACGTTCCCCTACGGCATGAGGGCACGCTGGAGGCCCTGACCGGCGAACAGCTTGATGCCACACAGGCACTGGACCTGTTGCGCCCTCTGCTGGCGGACAAGAGTGTTCTCAAGGTCTTCCAGAACGCCAAATTTGACCTGCTGGTGCTGGACCATGCAGGCATTGACCACGCCACCATTACCCCGGTGGATGACACAATGCTGATCTCCTACAGCCAGTCAGCCGGGCTGCATGGGCAGGGCATGGACGAACTCTCCGTCCTGCACCTCAACCACACGCCCATAACGTATGACAGCGTAACTGGCACGGGCCGCAACCGTATTCCCTTTGCCAAGGTGCCGGTGGAAAAAGCCACCACCTACGCCGCCGAGGATGCAGACGTAACCCTGCGCCTATGGCACATACTGCACCCCACCCTCCGCACCAACAAAGCGCTGGCCCTGTATGAGCAGGTCGAACGCCCACTGGTGCAGGTCCTTGCCAGTATGGAAAAAAGTGGCATTGCGGTGGACCGCGCGGAACTGACCCGCCTTTCCGCCGACTTTGAAAGCCGGATGAAGAACATGGAACAGGGCATTTACAGTGCCGCTGGCCGTGAATTCAACATTGCCTCCCCCCGCCAGCTTGGCGAAATCCTGTTTGACGAGATGGGGCTAAAGGGCGGCAAACGCGGCAAGGCGGGAGCCTGGAGCACGGATTCCTCCGTATTGCAGGACTTGGCTGACCAAGGCCATGACCTGCCGGTACGCGTGCTGGAATGGCGGCAGCTTGCCAAGCTCAAATCCACCTACACGGATGCCCTGCTCAAGCTGACCAGTAAGGAAAGCCGGGTCCATACGTCGTTCCAGATGGCCATTACCACCACGGGCCGCCTGTCCTCCTCCGACCCCAACCTCCAGAACATTCCTGTCCGCACGGAGGAAGGCACGCGTATCCGTCAGGCGTTTGTAGCTCCGGCCGGGCGCAAGCTGATCTCGGCCGACTATTCCCAGATCGAGCTGCGGCTACTGGCCGATGTGGCCAATATTCCCACCCTGCGTGAAGCCTTTGAACTGGGGCAGGACATTCACGCCCGCACCGCGTCCGAGGTGTTCAACATCCCGCTCGAAGGCATGGATGCCCTGACCCGCCGCCGCGCCAAGGCCATTAACTTTGGTATTATTTACGGCATTTCCGCTTTTGGTCTGGGCAAGCAGCTTGGTATTCCCGCAGGTGAGGCCAGAAGTTACATAGATGCCTACTTTGCCCGCTACCCCGGTATTCGGGACTATATGGAGCGGATTAAGGAAGAAGCCCGCACCAACGGGTATGTTATGACGCCCTTTGGCAGGCGCTGTTACGTACCCGGCATACACGAAAAAAGCGCTGTCCGCCGCCAGTATGCAGAAAGACAGGCCATTAACGCCCCCCTACAGGGCGGTGCGGCCGATATTATCAAACGTGCTATGGTCCGCCTGCCCAGCGCACTGGACAAAGCCGGGCTGGGCAGCACCCGTATGCTGCTACAGGTCCATGACGAACTACTGTTTGAGGTGGACGATGCGCAGGCGGAAGCCGTAGCCAAAACAGTCAAAGACATTATGGAAGCAGCGGCACAGCTCTCCGTGCCACTGGTGGTAGAAACAGGCATTGGCCAAAACTGGGCAGAGGCACATTAACCCATGACACCAGCGGGAAAACGCATTGTTCTGATCGGGGCTGGCAT
It encodes:
- the polA gene encoding DNA polymerase I; the encoded protein is MTDTPHLVLVDGSGFIFRAFHALPPMTNPEGVPVNAVYGFTNMLARLLRDHVGTHLAVLFDASRQTFRSEIYPQYKAHRPEPPEDLRPQFGLIRDATQAFNVPGIELPGWEADDLIASYAVAIRKMGGTCTIISSDKDLMQLVGPGVCMLDPIKQTPIGPAEVETKFGVPPEKVVDVQALMGDPTDNVPGVPGIGPKTASALINEFGTLENVLASAPDMKKSKKREMLIEHAQAARLSLQLVTLATDVPLPVPVEELTTREPDKLVLADWLDSMGFRSVLSRMGMGDPSGAQAHRAARASAHASANGHTAPAAEATTPPATGPADLLSAPYEGYETVRDAQSLQKWVSAAQEAGLCAVDTETDGLDPLAANILGFSLAIAPGKACYVPLRHEGTLEALTGEQLDATQALDLLRPLLADKSVLKVFQNAKFDLLVLDHAGIDHATITPVDDTMLISYSQSAGLHGQGMDELSVLHLNHTPITYDSVTGTGRNRIPFAKVPVEKATTYAAEDADVTLRLWHILHPTLRTNKALALYEQVERPLVQVLASMEKSGIAVDRAELTRLSADFESRMKNMEQGIYSAAGREFNIASPRQLGEILFDEMGLKGGKRGKAGAWSTDSSVLQDLADQGHDLPVRVLEWRQLAKLKSTYTDALLKLTSKESRVHTSFQMAITTTGRLSSSDPNLQNIPVRTEEGTRIRQAFVAPAGRKLISADYSQIELRLLADVANIPTLREAFELGQDIHARTASEVFNIPLEGMDALTRRRAKAINFGIIYGISAFGLGKQLGIPAGEARSYIDAYFARYPGIRDYMERIKEEARTNGYVMTPFGRRCYVPGIHEKSAVRRQYAERQAINAPLQGGAADIIKRAMVRLPSALDKAGLGSTRMLLQVHDELLFEVDDAQAEAVAKTVKDIMEAAAQLSVPLVVETGIGQNWAEAH